A genomic stretch from Carassius auratus strain Wakin chromosome 37, ASM336829v1, whole genome shotgun sequence includes:
- the LOC113056551 gene encoding leucine-rich repeat-containing protein 3B-like — protein MLLPSGWLLRHCVVMWLLFHSLVLMTLCFQHAATSCSKRCYCSDNEDAFGGKTMRCSNLHLTEIPQDIPNDTQHLYLDYNLLTSIPANAFHDLPMLAELDLSHNELALLEPGAFRGLAASLQFLDLSSNQLTTLDPDAFEGVTARSNLTGNPWHCDCKLQTAFPHLDLEPVSLTGIICQTSEPSDSAAQGVPFLLAKDLDLCVVLKKTTDVAMLVTMFGWFTMVISYLVYYVRHNQEDARRHLEYLKSLPSRQGKSEESSTISTVV, from the coding sequence ATGCTGCTACCCTCAGGTTGGCTGCTTCGGCACTGTGTGGTCATGTGGTTGCTGTTTCACAGCTTAGTGCTGATGACACTATGTTTCCAACATGCTGCGACTTCCTGCTCCAAGCGCTGCTACTGTTCAGACAATGAGGACGCATTTGGTGGTAAGACTATGCGCTGCAGCAACCTGCATCTTACTGAGATCCCTCAGGATATTCCCAATGACACACAACACCTCTACCTGGACTACAACCTCTTGACCAGCATCCCTGCCAATGCTTTTCATGATCTTCCAATGCTAGCTGAACTGGATCTTTCCCATAATGAACTGGCTTTGCTTGAACCTGGAGCTTTTAGAGGTTTGGCAGCCTCTCTTCAGTTTCTGGATCTCTCATCCAACCAGCTCACAACACTGGACCCTGATGCCTTTGAAGGTGTTACAGCAAGATCTAACCTCACTGGAAACCCCTGGCACTGTGACTGCAAGCTGCAGACAGCCTTTCCACACCTGGACCTAGAGCCTGTATCTTTGACTGGTATTATCTGTCAGACATCTGAACCCTCAGACTCTGCAGCCCAAGGTGTGCCTTTCCTGCTGGCCAAAGACCTGGACCTGTGTGTGGTGCTCAAAAAGACCACGGACGTGGCCATGTTGGTGACCATGTTTGGATGGTTCACCATGGTCATCTCCTACCTGGTCTACTATGTGAGACACAATCAGGAAGATGCCAGGCGCCACCTAGAGTATCTCAAGTCTCTGCCCAGCAGGCAGGGCAAGTCTGAGGAGTCTTCCACCATCAGCACTGTGGTATAG